TCTTAGGTAAGTCTTTTACTGGTTTTACGTTAGAAGGAAGATGAGGTAAGGCAACCACTGGGTCTATCTTAGATACATCATACTCCCTTATTTCTACATAGTTTGCTTTTTTATCAGGCTTTAGGACTAAAGGCTTTCTGGTAGAATGTTTCTTTACAAAGGCTAAAGTTTTTTTATCTGGTGCAATCAATCCTACCTTCCCCCCAGCCTCTATGGCCATGTTACACATCGTAAACCTGTCACTCATAGATAATTTTTCTATAACCTCACCGGTAAACTCCATTGCCTTATAAAGGGCTCCGTCTACTCCGATATCTCCTATGGTATAAAGGATTAAGTCTTTTCCTGTAACCCAGGGTTTAAGAGTTCCATAATAGACAAACTTTATGGTTTCAGGGACTTTAAACCAGGTTTTTCCAGTTAACCAAGCTCCAGCAAGGTCTGTAGACCCAACCCCTGTAGCAAAGGCACCCAAAGCTCCATAGGTACAGGTATGGCTGTCAGCACCTATCACTACATCTCCAGGCACAACCAACCCTAACTCAGGTAAAAGGGCGTGCTCTATACCACAGGATCCACCTTCATAATAATGGGTGATTTTATGTTTTCTTGCAAACTCCCGACATATCCTTACTTGTTCTGCACTTTTAATGTCTTTGTTAGGGGTAAAATGGTCCATAACCAAGGCGATTTTTTCTGGGTCAAAAACCTGGTTTATCCCTGTAGATTCGAAAACCTTGATGGCCAAAGGCCCGGTGATGTCGTTAGCTAAGGTTAGGTCTACCGGCACCTCTACCAGCTCTCCTGGCTCTACATACTCTTTTCCAACCTTTTGGGCTAAAATTTTCTCTGCTAAGGTCATTGGCTTTTTTCCCATAGGTTAACCCCTTTTAAAATTTTTTAAGAGATAATAAATTTTAAAACTTAAGCCAGATTTTGCAACCTAAAGTTTTTTGCCCTACCTATAGGTAATTGGTTAATTTTTTGCCTCCGTTAAAAATGTTTTTTTGATTTTAGATCTGTCCTGATGTAAAACTTAAAAATTATGTTAATTTACTAAAGTATGGGGCAACAATTTGAATACCAGCTTAACCAACCGATAGAAGGTTTAGAAAGATCCTACTTTACGGTAAAAGAGCTTACTCAAAGGGTTAAAAAACTTGTAGAAGAGGGTTTTTCTCTTTTATGGGTAGAGGGAGAGATTAGTAACCTTAGACATGCTCAAAACGGAAATCTTTATTTTAATCTTACTGAAGAAGAAGCCTCCATTAAAGCCATAATCTTTAACGCCCAGAAAGAAAAAGAAATAGTTTCTTATCTTCAAAATGGGCTTAAGGTTTTATGTTGGGGTAAGCTGAACTTTTATCCTAAGACAGGTGAAGTCTATCTTATCGTGAGAAGGATAGAACTTCTGGGAAGTGGATATCTTGAGTTAAAAAAACAACAGCTGATAAAAAAATATCAATACTTGTTTGATCCAAACAAAAAAAGGTCTATACCTCTTTTTCCAAAGAAAATAGCGGTGATAACCTCTATTTTTAGTGCTGCCCTGCAAGACTTTTTAAAGATTGTTTCAGAAAGATGGGAGATA
Above is a genomic segment from Thermodesulfobacterium commune DSM 2178 containing:
- the leuC gene encoding 3-isopropylmalate dehydratase large subunit, which codes for MGKKPMTLAEKILAQKVGKEYVEPGELVEVPVDLTLANDITGPLAIKVFESTGINQVFDPEKIALVMDHFTPNKDIKSAEQVRICREFARKHKITHYYEGGSCGIEHALLPELGLVVPGDVVIGADSHTCTYGALGAFATGVGSTDLAGAWLTGKTWFKVPETIKFVYYGTLKPWVTGKDLILYTIGDIGVDGALYKAMEFTGEVIEKLSMSDRFTMCNMAIEAGGKVGLIAPDKKTLAFVKKHSTRKPLVLKPDKKANYVEIREYDVSKIDPVVALPHLPSNVKPVKDLPKIYIDQVVIGSCTNGRLEDLIIAAKILKGKKINPNVRCIIIPATPKIYKEALKKGLIEIFIESGAIISPPTCGPCLGGHMGILAKGEKAVATTNRNFVGRMGHPESEVYLASPAVAAASAVVGYIATPEELGL